A section of the Sphingomonas ginsenosidivorax genome encodes:
- a CDS encoding chemotaxis protein CheB, producing MKSPLFARAAGCEADVAPRVLIVDDSVVARAVMGRMIDASDRFSVAGAVANVAAALDFLARAEVDFILLDIEMPGTDGLTALPDLIAAARGAKVLIVSSSADDGGAVTVQALALGAAETLVKPGSSAALSGRFGVALIDKLERLCEPVRPPSSTPEPIAVPTGMAVGQSVTPLPGAASPAVPRSSIDEYDVVAIGASTGGIHALSQLLRALPPGFRLPIVITQHLPASFMPYFAAQLAVLAGRPCDVATDSLRIRAGRIVVAPGDAHLKCVKLGDGGAALRLVTDPSGTGCMPSVDSMLATMATVYGPRMLAIVLSGMGRDGADGARRVRDAGGCVIAQDQASSVVWGMPGAVATSGIADAVMTPDAIGRLVASRRRP from the coding sequence ATGAAGTCTCCTCTTTTTGCGCGTGCGGCTGGATGTGAAGCCGATGTCGCCCCCCGGGTGCTGATCGTCGACGATTCGGTGGTCGCGCGCGCGGTGATGGGCCGCATGATCGACGCGAGCGACCGCTTCTCGGTGGCGGGCGCGGTCGCCAACGTCGCCGCGGCGCTCGACTTCCTGGCGCGGGCCGAGGTCGACTTCATCCTGCTGGATATCGAGATGCCCGGCACCGACGGGTTGACCGCGCTGCCCGACCTGATCGCCGCGGCGAGGGGGGCGAAGGTCCTGATCGTGTCGTCCTCCGCCGACGACGGCGGGGCGGTCACGGTCCAGGCGCTGGCGCTGGGCGCGGCCGAGACGCTGGTGAAGCCGGGGTCGAGTGCCGCGCTGTCGGGACGGTTCGGCGTCGCATTGATCGACAAGCTGGAACGGCTGTGCGAGCCGGTCCGGCCGCCGTCGTCGACGCCGGAGCCTATTGCAGTGCCCACGGGTATGGCAGTTGGGCAATCCGTCACCCCGCTGCCGGGTGCCGCGAGCCCGGCGGTACCGCGCAGTAGCATCGACGAGTATGACGTCGTCGCGATCGGCGCGTCGACCGGCGGGATCCATGCGCTCAGCCAGTTGCTTCGCGCGCTGCCGCCCGGGTTCCGGCTGCCGATCGTTATCACCCAGCACCTGCCGGCGTCGTTCATGCCCTATTTCGCGGCGCAACTCGCCGTGCTCGCGGGGCGGCCGTGCGACGTCGCCACCGACAGCTTGCGGATCCGCGCGGGGCGGATCGTCGTCGCGCCGGGCGACGCACATCTCAAATGCGTGAAGCTGGGCGATGGCGGTGCTGCGCTGCGCCTCGTCACCGATCCGTCGGGGACGGGCTGCATGCCCTCGGTCGATTCGATGCTGGCGACGATGGCGACGGTGTACGGGCCTCGGATGCTGGCGATCGTGCTGAGCGGGATGGGCCGCGACGGGGCCGATGGCGCGCGGCGTGTGCGGGACGCGGGCGGGTGCGTGATCGCGCAGGACCAGGCGAGCTCGGTGGTCTGGGGGATGCCGGGCGCGGTGGCCACGTCGGGGATTGCCGACGCGGTGATGACCCCCGACGCGATCGGTCGCCTCGTCGCGTCGCGGCGTCGGCCATGA
- a CDS encoding response regulator: MKTCLVVDDSKVIRKVARHILETLDFTVSEACDGREALQACMASMPDVILLDWNMPVMSGMDFLRALREADVPRRAKVVFCTTENGMAYIRAAIEAGADEYVMKPFDRETLESKLQIVGMA; this comes from the coding sequence ATGAAGACCTGTCTTGTCGTCGACGATTCGAAGGTGATCCGCAAAGTCGCCCGCCATATCCTGGAGACCCTGGACTTCACCGTCAGCGAGGCGTGCGACGGTCGCGAGGCGCTGCAGGCGTGCATGGCATCGATGCCCGACGTGATCCTGCTCGACTGGAACATGCCGGTGATGAGCGGAATGGATTTCCTGCGCGCGCTGCGCGAGGCCGACGTGCCGCGTCGCGCGAAGGTGGTGTTCTGCACGACCGAGAACGGCATGGCCTATATACGGGCGGCGATCGAGGCGGGAGCCGACGAATATGTCATGAAGCCGTTCGATCGCGAGACGCTCGAAAGCAAGCTCCAGATCGTCGGCATGGCCTGA
- a CDS encoding chemotaxis protein CheW — protein MTSLFLIAHIAGRGVAIDSGQVDSVVDIGDVVAVPLADRAVRGLAALRSRVVTVIDTGIALGLDPTPDSARRAVITRIEGHHYAVLVDSLEDVAPFERLPLASGMALDRGWARAGTGIVERDGEPLLILDLTAVVPSAAVA, from the coding sequence GTGACCAGCCTGTTCCTCATCGCGCACATTGCCGGGCGCGGCGTCGCCATCGATTCCGGACAGGTCGATTCGGTGGTCGACATCGGCGACGTGGTCGCGGTGCCACTCGCCGACCGCGCCGTCCGCGGGCTCGCGGCGTTGCGCAGCCGGGTGGTGACGGTGATCGACACCGGGATCGCGCTCGGGCTCGACCCGACCCCGGACTCCGCACGGCGCGCGGTCATCACACGGATCGAGGGGCATCACTATGCGGTGCTGGTCGATTCGCTCGAGGATGTCGCGCCGTTCGAGCGACTGCCGCTGGCGTCGGGCATGGCGCTCGACCGCGGCTGGGCACGCGCGGGAACCGGGATCGTCGAGCGCGACGGCGAACCGCTGCTGATCCTCGACCTCACTGCGGTCGTGCCCAGCGCGGCGGTCGCTTAA